One Corynebacterium tuberculostearicum DNA window includes the following coding sequences:
- the hutI gene encoding imidazolonepropionase produces the protein MSTLFTGISELRTVSERGTLNDAAIIAQSGTIAWVGPASEAPAADEKVDLGGRAVLPGWVDSHTHMVFDGDRSAEFEARISGGSYEAGGIAVTMDATRQAGTDRLDKLVADRVAAGRRGGTTTFETKTGYGLNTESEVEAAKVASRHVDDVTFLGAHLVPPGADAEEYLDEVVGPMLEGVAPYVQWIDVFCERGAFNEEQSRRVLEAGKKLGLGLRVHGNQLGVGPGVALAVELGAASVDHVNHLTDEDVELLANSDTVATMLPACDLSTREPLAPGRTLLDAGATLAIASNLNPGTSYTSSMNYCVTTAVLQQRLSVDEAIHAATTGGATALRRHNVGNGLDPQGRPAKGTIVEGAAADLHVLDAPSAVHLAYRPGMPLSYRTFVAGA, from the coding sequence ATGAGCACACTTTTTACCGGCATTTCAGAACTCCGTACGGTCAGCGAGCGTGGCACGCTTAACGACGCCGCCATTATCGCCCAATCCGGCACCATCGCCTGGGTCGGCCCAGCCTCCGAGGCTCCGGCCGCCGATGAGAAGGTGGACCTGGGCGGCCGCGCCGTCCTGCCCGGCTGGGTAGATTCGCACACCCACATGGTCTTCGACGGTGACCGCTCCGCCGAATTCGAGGCCCGCATCTCCGGCGGTTCCTATGAGGCAGGCGGCATCGCCGTGACCATGGACGCCACCCGCCAGGCCGGCACCGACCGCCTGGACAAGCTGGTGGCGGACCGCGTGGCCGCCGGCCGCCGCGGTGGCACCACCACCTTCGAAACCAAGACGGGCTACGGCCTCAATACCGAGTCCGAGGTGGAGGCCGCCAAGGTAGCCTCCCGCCACGTCGATGACGTGACCTTCTTAGGTGCGCACCTGGTCCCGCCGGGAGCGGACGCGGAGGAGTACCTCGACGAGGTCGTTGGCCCCATGCTCGAAGGCGTTGCTCCCTACGTGCAGTGGATCGACGTCTTCTGTGAGCGCGGCGCCTTCAACGAGGAACAATCCCGCCGCGTGCTGGAGGCCGGTAAGAAGTTGGGCCTTGGCCTGCGCGTGCACGGCAACCAGCTGGGCGTGGGTCCAGGCGTTGCCCTCGCCGTCGAACTGGGCGCCGCCTCGGTAGACCACGTCAATCACCTAACCGACGAGGACGTCGAGCTGCTAGCCAATTCCGATACCGTGGCCACCATGCTGCCGGCGTGCGACCTGTCCACCCGCGAGCCGCTTGCTCCGGGCCGCACGCTTCTCGACGCCGGCGCCACCCTCGCCATTGCCTCCAACCTCAACCCCGGCACGTCTTATACCTCCTCGATGAACTACTGCGTGACCACCGCGGTCCTGCAGCAACGCCTCTCCGTCGATGAGGCCATTCACGCCGCCACCACCGGCGGGGCGACCGCCCTGCGCCGCCACAACGTTGGCAATGGCCTCGACCCGCAGGGCCGCCCTGCGAAGGGCACCATTGTGGAGGGTGCCGCCGCGGACCTGCACGTGCTCGACGCCCCCAGCGCCGTGCACTTGGCCTACCGTCCGGGCATGCCGCTGAGCTACCGCACTTTCGTCGCGGGCGCTTAG
- the hutU gene encoding urocanate hydratase: MSQPREVRAPRGTELSAKSWQTEAPLRMLMNNLDPEVAERPEDLVVYGGTGRAARSWEAFDAIVESLKDLESDETLLVQSGKPVGIWKTNEWAPRVLIANSNLVGDWANWEHFRKLEDEGLMMYGQMTAGSWIYIATQGILQGTFETFAAVAKKRFGGSLAGTFTLTGGCGGMGGAQPLSVTLNGGACLIVDVDETRLKRRQHKRYLDEVVTDLDEALKLVLDAKENKKPLSVGLVGNAAEVFPEILRRQRAGEFTVDIVTDQTSAHDPLSYLPSEITMEDWHNEAKADPTTFTKKARESMAAQVQAMVEFQDEGAEVFDYGNSIRDEARKAGYQRAFEFPGFVPAYIRPLFCEGLGPFRWAALSGDPEDIKVTDQALKELFPDNEHLHNWLDAAEEYVEFEGLPARICWLGYNERHKAGLLFNDLVREGKIKAPIVIGRDHLDSGSVASPYRETEAMLDGTDAVADWPLLNAMTAVSSGATWVSLHHGGGVGMGRSIHAGQVTVADGTELAAAKLRAVLTNDPGMGVIRHVDSGYTRAKEVADERGVRIPMEFKARD; the protein is encoded by the coding sequence ATGTCTCAACCACGCGAAGTACGCGCGCCGCGCGGAACCGAACTGTCCGCCAAGTCCTGGCAGACCGAAGCGCCCCTGCGCATGCTCATGAATAACCTCGATCCCGAGGTTGCCGAGCGCCCCGAGGACCTCGTGGTCTATGGCGGCACCGGCCGCGCAGCACGCAGCTGGGAAGCCTTCGACGCCATCGTTGAATCCCTCAAGGATCTCGAGTCCGATGAGACCTTGCTGGTGCAGTCCGGCAAGCCGGTGGGCATCTGGAAGACCAACGAGTGGGCACCGCGCGTGCTTATCGCTAACTCCAACCTCGTAGGCGATTGGGCTAACTGGGAGCACTTCCGCAAGCTCGAGGACGAGGGCCTCATGATGTACGGCCAGATGACGGCCGGCTCCTGGATCTACATCGCCACCCAGGGCATCCTGCAGGGCACCTTCGAGACCTTCGCGGCCGTGGCCAAGAAGCGCTTCGGCGGCAGCCTGGCCGGCACCTTCACCCTGACTGGCGGTTGCGGCGGCATGGGCGGCGCACAGCCGCTATCTGTCACCCTCAACGGCGGCGCCTGCCTCATCGTGGACGTGGACGAGACCCGCCTCAAGCGCCGCCAGCACAAGCGCTACCTGGATGAGGTTGTCACCGACCTCGACGAGGCCCTCAAGCTAGTCCTGGACGCCAAGGAAAACAAGAAGCCGCTGTCTGTCGGCCTGGTAGGCAACGCCGCCGAGGTCTTCCCAGAGATCCTGCGCCGCCAGCGCGCCGGGGAATTTACCGTAGACATCGTCACGGACCAGACCTCCGCACACGACCCGCTGTCCTACCTGCCTTCTGAAATCACCATGGAAGACTGGCACAACGAGGCCAAGGCGGATCCGACCACCTTTACCAAGAAGGCTCGCGAGTCCATGGCCGCCCAGGTTCAAGCCATGGTTGAGTTCCAGGATGAGGGTGCCGAGGTCTTCGACTACGGCAACTCCATCCGCGATGAGGCCCGCAAGGCCGGCTATCAGCGCGCTTTCGAGTTCCCGGGCTTCGTTCCGGCCTATATCCGCCCGCTCTTCTGCGAGGGCCTAGGCCCCTTCCGCTGGGCCGCGCTCTCCGGAGACCCAGAGGACATCAAGGTCACCGACCAAGCACTCAAGGAGCTCTTCCCGGACAACGAGCACCTGCACAACTGGCTCGACGCCGCCGAGGAGTACGTCGAGTTCGAGGGCCTGCCGGCACGCATTTGCTGGCTGGGCTACAACGAGCGCCACAAGGCTGGTCTGCTCTTTAATGACCTGGTCCGCGAGGGCAAGATCAAGGCGCCGATCGTCATCGGCCGTGACCACCTGGATTCTGGCTCCGTGGCATCCCCATACCGCGAAACCGAGGCCATGCTCGATGGCACCGATGCCGTGGCCGACTGGCCGCTGCTCAATGCCATGACTGCCGTATCTTCCGGCGCTACCTGGGTTTCCCTCCACCACGGCGGAGGCGTGGGCATGGGCCGCTCCATCCACGCAGGCCAGGTCACCGTTGCAGACGGCACCGAACTCGCCGCGGCCAAGTTGCGCGCGGTGCTCACCAATGATCCGGGCATGGGCGTTATCCGCCACGTTGATTCCGGCTACACTCGCGCAAAGGAGGTCGCCGACGAGCGCGGCGTCCGCATTCCAATGGAATTCAAGGCAAGGGACTAG
- a CDS encoding SGNH/GDSL hydrolase family protein: MRRFIPLLSVALLAACSTPAEEPQPLHYVALGDSYAAMGSTTLPLDPPNTCVRAQDSYPELAAKEMGAKLTNVACQGASTLDVLSSAGEHPAQVDALREDTDLVSLSIGGNDASFVRLTQCATDDICQAESGAQIDLEIRDLPRRLDKVYEEIHRRSPNAKILATGYLPLIKRGETCPYIEKIPATDREWVARSIERINQAVREAAERNGATYVLADAALDHTACSPSPWVDFTGKETDSFPMHPTHAGQVAMAQALSRAAGR, encoded by the coding sequence ATGCGTCGGTTCATCCCCCTCCTTTCCGTGGCCCTCCTCGCCGCTTGTTCCACCCCCGCCGAGGAACCGCAGCCACTCCACTATGTGGCGCTGGGAGATTCCTATGCGGCCATGGGCTCGACCACGCTGCCGCTGGACCCTCCCAATACCTGCGTGCGCGCACAGGATTCCTACCCCGAGCTCGCGGCCAAGGAGATGGGCGCAAAGCTCACCAATGTGGCCTGCCAGGGCGCCAGTACCCTCGACGTGCTTTCCTCCGCCGGCGAGCACCCCGCCCAGGTGGACGCCCTACGCGAGGACACCGACCTGGTGAGCCTATCCATCGGCGGCAATGACGCCAGCTTCGTGCGCCTTACCCAGTGCGCCACGGACGATATCTGCCAGGCGGAATCCGGCGCGCAGATTGACCTGGAAATCCGCGATCTGCCGCGCCGGCTCGACAAGGTCTACGAGGAGATTCACCGTCGCTCCCCTAACGCGAAAATCCTCGCTACCGGCTACCTTCCCCTCATAAAGCGCGGGGAGACCTGCCCCTACATAGAAAAAATCCCGGCCACTGACCGGGAATGGGTGGCTCGCTCCATCGAGCGCATCAACCAGGCGGTGCGCGAGGCCGCCGAGCGCAATGGGGCTACTTACGTGCTTGCCGACGCCGCCCTAGACCACACCGCCTGCTCCCCCTCGCCGTGGGTGGATTTTACGGGCAAGGAGACCGATTCCTTCCCCATGCACCCCACCCACGCGGGACAGGTGGCGATGGCCCAAGCCCTTAGCCGCGCAGCTGGCCGGTAG
- the hutH gene encoding histidine ammonia-lyase — protein sequence MPNAYPSTVTVNVGALSIEDVVAVARYGAKVEIAPEALEEVAATRERVEELAQDPTPVYGISTGFGALARRHIPEEMRAQLQLSLVRSHAAGTGPEVEEEVIRALMLLRLSTLCTGRTGVRPVVVETYAKALNAGIVPVVREYGSLGCSGDLAPLAHCALALLGEGEVRVNGELKDAGDALAAAGIEPLQLREKEGLALINGTDGMLGQLCLAITDLRAAAKTADIATAMTVEGLLGTLVVFADDLQQLRPHPGQADAAANILQVAEGSEILEAALEEFKKNQVQDAYSVRCAPQVAGGFRDTLAHTAQVAERELAAAVDNPVVTKDGRVVSNGNFHGAPVAYALDFLAIVTADLASISERRTDRFLDPARNRGLNAFLADDPGVDSGHMIAQYAQAGIVSEMKRLANPSSADSIPSSAMQEDHVSMGWSAARKLRKAVDGLQRVLAVEILTAARAIDMREGTPAKGTGAVIEKLRETVEGPGVDRYLSPEIEEIVRLVKEGALIDAVEDATGQLRG from the coding sequence ATGCCTAACGCCTACCCATCCACCGTGACCGTCAACGTCGGTGCGCTGAGCATCGAGGACGTCGTTGCCGTTGCCCGCTATGGGGCGAAGGTGGAGATTGCGCCCGAGGCTCTCGAAGAGGTAGCCGCGACCCGCGAGCGCGTGGAAGAACTGGCACAGGATCCCACCCCGGTCTATGGCATTTCCACCGGCTTTGGTGCACTTGCCCGCCGCCACATTCCGGAGGAGATGCGCGCCCAGTTGCAGCTTTCCCTGGTGCGCTCGCATGCCGCAGGCACCGGCCCAGAGGTAGAAGAAGAAGTCATTCGCGCACTTATGCTGCTGCGCCTGTCCACCCTGTGCACCGGCCGCACTGGTGTGCGCCCAGTGGTCGTAGAAACCTATGCCAAGGCACTGAACGCTGGCATCGTGCCGGTGGTGCGCGAGTACGGATCGCTGGGCTGCTCTGGCGACTTGGCGCCGCTGGCCCACTGTGCGCTGGCCCTGCTGGGTGAGGGTGAGGTGCGTGTCAACGGCGAGCTTAAGGACGCAGGCGACGCCCTGGCCGCGGCCGGCATCGAGCCGCTGCAGCTGCGCGAGAAGGAAGGGCTCGCGCTTATTAACGGCACCGATGGCATGCTCGGCCAGCTCTGCCTGGCCATTACTGACCTGCGCGCGGCCGCAAAGACCGCCGATATTGCCACCGCCATGACTGTGGAAGGACTGCTCGGCACCCTTGTGGTCTTTGCCGATGACCTGCAGCAGCTGCGCCCGCACCCAGGCCAGGCCGATGCCGCGGCCAATATCCTCCAGGTGGCCGAAGGCTCTGAGATTCTGGAGGCCGCGCTCGAGGAGTTCAAGAAGAACCAGGTGCAGGATGCGTACTCCGTGCGCTGCGCCCCGCAGGTAGCGGGCGGGTTCCGCGATACCCTGGCCCACACCGCCCAGGTGGCCGAGCGCGAGCTCGCAGCCGCGGTGGATAACCCGGTGGTAACCAAGGATGGCCGCGTGGTCTCCAATGGCAATTTCCACGGCGCGCCGGTAGCCTATGCGCTCGACTTCCTGGCTATTGTCACTGCGGACTTGGCGTCCATTTCCGAGCGCCGCACCGACCGCTTCCTGGACCCGGCGCGCAACCGCGGGTTGAATGCTTTCCTTGCTGATGACCCCGGTGTCGACTCCGGCCACATGATCGCGCAGTACGCCCAGGCTGGCATCGTCAGTGAGATGAAGCGCCTGGCTAACCCATCCTCGGCCGATTCCATTCCGTCTTCGGCCATGCAGGAAGACCATGTCTCCATGGGGTGGTCCGCCGCCCGCAAGCTGCGCAAGGCTGTCGATGGCCTGCAGCGGGTGCTCGCCGTAGAGATCCTCACCGCCGCCCGCGCCATCGACATGCGCGAGGGTACCCCGGCCAAGGGAACCGGCGCGGTGATTGAGAAGCTGCGCGAGACTGTCGAGGGCCCCGGCGTGGACCGATACCTGTCCCCGGAAATCGAGGAAATTGTACGCCTAGTTAAAGAAGGCGCTCTTATCGACGCCGTCGAGGACGCTACCGGCCAGCTGCGCGGCTAA
- a CDS encoding IclR family transcriptional regulator has translation MSTNRVPAARHALEILKLLSTIDVPISAARIQGELGLPRSSTYHLLAEMVDAGFVAHLPEHKTYGLGLAAYSMASAYVTQQPLVRMATRDLERCADLVGGSGHLSRMAGSEILYLQEVRAAGAISLVTEVGVRLQAHKTASGRVMLAHLPDAEVRAAFDTAGGSGFSALKERLRLVAARGWDQEVEEITRGQASVAVPILDHLDRPAAAVAVTYPVGTPDTKVDGAIRTLQQVSDKVAGKMYRNRKK, from the coding sequence GTGAGTACAAATCGAGTTCCAGCGGCCCGTCACGCGTTAGAGATTCTTAAGTTGTTATCGACGATTGACGTACCAATTTCTGCTGCCAGGATACAAGGTGAACTGGGACTGCCACGGTCATCTACCTATCACTTGCTAGCGGAGATGGTGGATGCCGGCTTTGTGGCGCACTTGCCGGAACATAAGACATATGGCCTGGGCCTTGCGGCCTATTCCATGGCTTCGGCCTATGTAACTCAACAGCCTTTGGTGCGAATGGCTACTCGGGACTTGGAAAGGTGTGCGGATCTGGTGGGTGGATCGGGGCACTTGTCTCGTATGGCTGGATCGGAAATCTTGTACTTGCAGGAGGTCCGTGCCGCAGGGGCAATCTCTTTGGTGACCGAGGTTGGAGTGCGATTGCAAGCGCATAAGACGGCGTCGGGGCGCGTAATGCTGGCGCATCTTCCTGACGCAGAGGTGCGAGCCGCTTTTGATACCGCGGGTGGCAGTGGCTTTTCTGCATTGAAGGAGCGCTTGCGGTTGGTGGCCGCGCGGGGTTGGGACCAAGAGGTGGAGGAAATTACTCGCGGCCAGGCTTCTGTAGCGGTCCCTATTCTGGACCATCTGGACCGTCCAGCGGCGGCGGTGGCGGTGACGTATCCGGTAGGGACGCCAGATACAAAGGTGGATGGCGCCATTCGGACATTGCAGCAGGTGTCAGACAAGGTCGCAGGGAAAATGTACCGCAATCGAAAAAAGTGA
- the hutG gene encoding formimidoylglutamase, protein MNTEKAELFTPAPEWSGRSDGPGPEHARWHSVINQSTDSPAPVTLVGFASDEGVLRNGGRQGAAAGPAALRSALGSLAVHHAHALADAGTITTQADDLDGAHDALSDKVQELVEAGTLPIILGGGHETAFGSHRGLYRAVGATKIINLDAHFDLRRADQATSGTPFKQISELTDNFDYTVLGISRPNNTAVLFDEAESLGVAITLDEELVNLSPAECGELAARATEGKDKVHLSIDLDVLPASTAPGVSAPASLGVSYERIRAMAVAIAQTGKLALVDVVELNPTFDIDNRTAKAAARLIDDIVTAHLGA, encoded by the coding sequence ATGAACACCGAAAAAGCTGAACTTTTCACCCCCGCCCCCGAATGGTCCGGCCGCTCCGATGGCCCTGGCCCAGAGCACGCCCGCTGGCATAGCGTTATCAATCAGTCCACCGACTCCCCCGCCCCGGTAACCCTGGTGGGCTTTGCCTCCGATGAGGGCGTGCTGCGCAATGGCGGCCGCCAGGGTGCAGCCGCAGGCCCGGCCGCGCTGCGTTCCGCGCTGGGTTCCTTGGCGGTGCACCATGCGCATGCGCTTGCCGACGCCGGCACAATCACCACCCAAGCCGACGACCTCGACGGCGCCCACGATGCGCTCTCCGATAAAGTGCAGGAGCTCGTCGAAGCCGGCACCCTCCCCATCATTCTGGGCGGTGGTCACGAGACTGCCTTCGGCTCGCACCGCGGCCTCTACCGCGCGGTAGGCGCCACCAAGATCATTAATCTGGACGCCCACTTCGATCTGCGCCGCGCCGATCAAGCCACCTCCGGCACCCCGTTCAAGCAGATTTCGGAGCTCACCGATAACTTCGACTACACCGTGCTGGGTATCTCCCGCCCCAATAACACCGCGGTGCTTTTCGACGAGGCCGAGTCCCTCGGCGTGGCCATCACCCTGGACGAAGAGCTGGTCAACCTCTCCCCGGCCGAGTGCGGCGAGCTCGCTGCCCGCGCCACGGAGGGCAAGGACAAGGTCCACCTATCCATCGACCTCGACGTCCTGCCAGCCTCCACCGCGCCAGGCGTATCCGCACCGGCATCGCTAGGCGTCAGCTACGAGCGCATCCGCGCCATGGCCGTAGCTATTGCGCAAACGGGCAAGCTGGCCCTGGTGGACGTCGTCGAGCTCAACCCCACCTTTGACATAGATAACCGCACCGCCAAGGCAGCGGCGCGGCTTATCGATGACATCGTCACGGCCCACCTAGGGGCCTAG
- a CDS encoding YjiH family protein, with translation MTSTESVYTSHQSHDGEIPQPGGRWKLFLYSAIGAFVFFLPVTYQDKRSIPLDHMVTMVREGIPALVPWIIFALAVYGTVRSFTTGAFKESALQAVFAVLNIVGAVVSFLMVIDALPWVLGDEDLVPFLWNSIAIPVGLIVPIGGAFLAFLIGFGLLEFVGVLMQPIMRPLWRTPGRSAIDAVASFVGSYSLGILVTDRVYQKGGYTGREAAIIATGFSTVSAAFMVIVAKQLDLMKIWGTYFIVTLIVTFVVTAITVRIPPLRTIPDEYFAEAHPDPEKPVEGSRIKNAWREAMLALERAPSLWESIWENLRDGVRMAAAIVPSIMSVGLIGLLLARFTSIFEWIGYLFYPFAWVVQLPEPVQAGKGAAMGIAEMFLPATAVAGSDSMVLKFVIGVVAVSAIIFFSALVPCILATKIPVKLTHLVIIWFERVALTILIATPIAHLLF, from the coding sequence CTTCCTGCCGGTGACGTACCAGGATAAGCGCTCCATTCCTTTGGACCACATGGTCACCATGGTGCGCGAAGGGATTCCGGCGCTGGTGCCGTGGATTATCTTTGCCCTTGCCGTCTATGGCACGGTGCGCAGCTTTACCACCGGGGCGTTTAAGGAAAGCGCGCTGCAGGCGGTCTTTGCGGTGCTCAACATTGTGGGCGCGGTGGTCTCCTTCCTCATGGTCATCGATGCGCTGCCGTGGGTGCTGGGCGATGAAGACCTAGTGCCGTTCCTGTGGAACTCCATCGCGATTCCGGTAGGCCTCATCGTGCCTATCGGTGGTGCGTTCCTGGCGTTTCTCATTGGCTTTGGCCTGCTGGAATTTGTTGGTGTGCTCATGCAGCCCATCATGCGGCCGCTGTGGAGGACGCCGGGGCGCTCCGCCATTGACGCGGTGGCCTCGTTCGTGGGCTCGTACTCGCTGGGCATTTTGGTGACGGACCGCGTCTACCAAAAGGGCGGCTATACCGGGCGCGAGGCGGCCATTATCGCCACCGGCTTTTCGACGGTCTCTGCGGCCTTCATGGTCATTGTGGCCAAGCAGCTGGACCTGATGAAAATCTGGGGCACCTACTTTATTGTCACGCTCATCGTGACCTTTGTGGTGACGGCCATTACCGTGCGCATTCCGCCGCTGCGCACCATTCCGGACGAATACTTTGCCGAAGCACACCCAGACCCGGAAAAGCCGGTGGAAGGCTCGCGCATCAAGAACGCGTGGCGCGAAGCGATGCTGGCACTAGAGCGCGCGCCATCCTTGTGGGAGTCCATCTGGGAGAACCTGCGCGATGGTGTGCGCATGGCGGCGGCCATCGTGCCTTCCATCATGTCGGTGGGCCTTATTGGCCTACTGCTCGCGCGCTTTACGTCCATCTTCGAGTGGATTGGCTACCTGTTTTATCCGTTCGCGTGGGTAGTGCAGCTGCCGGAACCGGTCCAGGCCGGCAAGGGCGCGGCCATGGGTATCGCGGAGATGTTCCTGCCCGCCACCGCAGTGGCAGGCAGCGACAGCATGGTGCTCAAGTTCGTCATCGGCGTGGTGGCAGTCTCCGCCATCATCTTCTTCTCCGCGCTGGTGCCGTGCATCTTGGCTACCAAGATTCCGGTGAAGCTCACCCACCTGGTCATCATCTGGTTTGAGCGCGTGGCGCTGACCATCCTCATCGCCACGCCGATTGCCCACCTGCTGTTTTGA